Proteins encoded by one window of Cylindrospermum stagnale PCC 7417:
- a CDS encoding NB-ARC domain-containing protein, with product MIKEARIKKIEQARQEIIKTQGRIEKAWDMDEIFLREVSKILEPDENWDNAQESYYVSLATWRRFREARQPIDAWTFQAFCQVLNLPWEKIAENDVECRINFSEAPSIGNFYGRTQELAQLQQWLIQERCRLVLIHGIGGIGKSALARLLVDKITDKYDCLIWLSLESAPPFQQILIKLVQFLSKGEKQEGDICQIMQYLHHQRCLIVMDAWEEIIGNNQEDSRNYRVFVERVAKEAHKSCLLLLSRKKYPDIEILEGQLVRSKRLGALTFEEAKEILIAEGMSGTDSELEKLSRRYSNPWILKRIAQSIHNVFDGDISPFMDMSTSIFVDKVTTDFLDRQFEKLSRVETNLIYWVALRRNTASWNQLVQDSNSFLTYNQLFQTSNDLIVRHSLVAKKTEDTPVIYILDPVILKYTTERFIRENYQDINQVIRNKNLNGSELFITHSFITEYPKDEELNQEQMRRIVKPIQKMLLAEFRSQKRVEDELQKVLPLLQNQGLSDGYASQNISHLIQCVNLE from the coding sequence TTGATCAAGGAAGCCAGGATTAAAAAAATTGAACAAGCCAGACAAGAAATAATTAAGACACAAGGAAGAATAGAAAAGGCTTGGGATATGGATGAAATATTTCTTAGGGAAGTAAGTAAGATTCTAGAACCAGATGAGAACTGGGATAACGCTCAAGAATCTTATTATGTATCGTTAGCGACTTGGAGACGATTTCGAGAAGCAAGACAACCCATCGATGCGTGGACTTTCCAGGCTTTTTGCCAAGTGTTAAACTTACCCTGGGAAAAAATAGCAGAAAATGATGTAGAGTGCCGCATAAATTTCAGTGAAGCACCTTCTATTGGTAACTTTTATGGTCGTACCCAAGAGTTAGCACAACTTCAGCAATGGCTGATTCAAGAACGTTGTCGGTTAGTTCTTATTCATGGAATAGGCGGAATTGGAAAAAGCGCCTTAGCTCGCCTTTTAGTAGACAAAATTACTGACAAATACGATTGCTTAATCTGGCTTTCTCTAGAATCAGCACCTCCATTTCAACAAATCCTAATTAAACTGGTGCAATTTCTATCTAAAGGTGAAAAACAAGAAGGCGATATTTGTCAAATAATGCAGTATTTACATCATCAAAGATGTTTAATAGTGATGGATGCTTGGGAAGAAATAATCGGTAATAATCAAGAAGATAGTAGAAACTATCGTGTATTTGTAGAGAGAGTAGCTAAAGAAGCCCACAAAAGCTGTTTATTATTACTTAGTAGAAAAAAATATCCAGATATTGAAATATTAGAAGGACAATTAGTTCGCTCAAAAAGATTAGGAGCTTTAACTTTTGAAGAAGCAAAAGAAATTTTAATAGCAGAAGGTATGTCTGGCACAGATAGTGAACTAGAAAAATTGAGCAGGCGTTATAGCAACCCGTGGATACTTAAAAGAATTGCCCAGAGCATTCATAATGTCTTTGATGGTGATATATCACCATTTATGGATATGAGTACATCAATTTTTGTTGATAAAGTCACTACTGACTTTTTAGATCGGCAATTTGAAAAACTTTCCAGAGTAGAAACCAACCTAATTTATTGGGTAGCTCTCAGACGGAATACAGCCTCATGGAATCAATTAGTACAGGATAGTAATAGTTTTTTAACTTATAATCAATTATTTCAAACATCAAATGATTTAATAGTAAGGCATTCTTTAGTTGCTAAAAAGACCGAAGATACGCCAGTAATCTATATACTAGATCCAGTAATTTTAAAGTATACTACTGAGCGATTTATTAGAGAAAATTACCAAGATATTAATCAAGTAATTAGAAATAAAAATCTTAATGGATCTGAACTGTTTATTACTCATAGTTTCATCACAGAATACCCAAAAGATGAAGAACTCAATCAGGAGCAAATGAGGCGGATTGTTAAACCTATTCAAAAAATGCTCTTAGCTGAATTCCGTAGTCAGAAGCGAGTTGAAGATGAACTACAGAAAGTTCTGCCCCTATTGCAAAATCAAGGATTGTCCGATGGGTACGCATCCCAAAATATCTCACACCTGATTCAGTGCGTCAATTTGGAGTGA
- a CDS encoding cytochrome-c peroxidase, with amino-acid sequence MMINKVALNLIKLSIITLFIVINLGSNSYALEIQNFDKSSGINSFLNYQVKQIIKAAAPGNKGLDYFILPESSELDKIPSEPQNPITSAKVELGKALFHETALSINPLNPKHWQQSSCATCHIAQAGFRANIAQGLGTGGLGWNQFRHRDPEISPVQIDKQNVLVPSVLNSAYQTVQMWDGRIGVAGPNIKEAIIKNNDVNRHQLQGLETQPIDGIAFHRLGTAAIAQIPEYQKMFAAAFPDRPYVSAEQEDNKRTAFAIAAYERTLLANKAPFQKWLKGDENAMSAKEVRGAKVFFSSTCVQCHVGPSLAVSDFRAVGFADHPADFGGLNLGRGAITKRTSDDFKFKVPQLYNLADSSPYGHGASFKTIREIVEYFNQAEPQKQEAKYSGSLSVWFKPLHLTVDQVDDITSFLEVGLRDPNLTRYLPKIIPSGLCFPNNDPESRKQLNCDMNLSH; translated from the coding sequence ATGATGATTAACAAGGTGGCATTGAATCTAATTAAACTCAGCATTATTACTTTATTTATAGTAATAAATCTGGGAAGTAACAGCTATGCGTTAGAGATACAAAATTTCGATAAATCTTCCGGAATAAATAGCTTTTTAAACTATCAAGTCAAACAAATCATCAAGGCTGCTGCACCGGGAAATAAAGGGCTTGATTATTTTATTCTGCCCGAATCATCAGAGTTAGACAAAATTCCTAGTGAACCACAAAATCCGATTACTTCTGCAAAAGTTGAGCTAGGAAAAGCCTTATTTCACGAAACAGCTTTAAGTATTAATCCACTTAATCCTAAACATTGGCAACAATCCAGTTGTGCAACTTGTCACATCGCACAAGCAGGATTTCGAGCCAACATTGCACAGGGCTTGGGAACTGGGGGTTTAGGATGGAATCAATTTAGACACCGCGACCCAGAAATATCACCCGTACAAATCGATAAGCAAAATGTTCTCGTTCCCTCTGTACTTAACAGCGCTTATCAAACTGTGCAAATGTGGGATGGTCGTATCGGTGTTGCAGGCCCAAACATTAAAGAAGCAATTATCAAAAATAATGATGTCAACCGACATCAATTGCAAGGGTTAGAGACACAACCAATAGACGGAATTGCTTTCCACCGTCTGGGAACAGCTGCGATCGCGCAAATTCCCGAATACCAAAAAATGTTTGCAGCAGCCTTTCCCGACCGACCCTATGTGAGTGCTGAACAGGAAGACAACAAACGGACAGCTTTTGCGATCGCAGCTTACGAACGCACCCTACTAGCAAATAAAGCACCGTTCCAAAAATGGCTCAAGGGAGACGAAAATGCAATGTCAGCTAAGGAAGTGCGAGGAGCTAAAGTATTTTTTAGCTCAACTTGCGTTCAGTGTCATGTTGGACCATCTCTTGCGGTTTCAGATTTTCGTGCTGTAGGATTTGCAGACCATCCAGCCGACTTTGGCGGACTTAATCTCGGTCGCGGAGCAATTACCAAACGTACTAGTGATGACTTTAAGTTTAAAGTACCCCAACTTTATAACTTGGCTGATAGCTCACCTTATGGTCATGGAGCATCATTTAAGACAATTCGTGAAATAGTCGAATATTTCAACCAAGCTGAACCGCAAAAACAGGAAGCAAAATACTCAGGTAGTCTCAGCGTTTGGTTTAAACCTCTGCATCTAACGGTAGACCAAGTTGATGACATAACAAGTTTTTTAGAAGTTGGACTGCGCGACCCCAATTTGACACGTTACTTACCAAAAATTATTCCCAGTGGTCTGTGTTTCCCCAACAACGACCCGGAATCACGAAAACAACTTAATTGCGACATGAACCTATCCCACTAA
- a CDS encoding lanthionine synthetase LanC family protein, with protein MNTQQDSFLETADAIGARLCRDAIWDGTRCNWLGASMELIFKNWTLTQCTFGPDLYGGTSGIALFLAQLYQATNEKLYRMTAVGAMNQALSRLQDIKPAFSSGFYSGFTGVAYVLIRLGEIFGNQDWIDQGLQMLEERIIDDLSLQKLDVATGIAGAIPVLLSTYQRYRRDSLKSLMLVFGKHLLETAIKSDIGWSWPTLNELENQQQPNLTGFSHGVAGIAWALLELHRETSLEAFRIAAEEGFRYEQHWFSPEQENWPDLRNYQAKITGTKQALGYSTAWCHGAPGIGLSRLRAYEISGKDNYRLEAEAALRTTVKMLQQSVISQENFSLCHGIAGNAELLIYASRVLKNADYKSMAAQVGLRGDERYEKNQSPWPCGVLGGGETPNLMLGLAGIGYFYLRLYDSVANPPVVIILPTEN; from the coding sequence ATGAATACTCAACAAGACAGCTTTCTCGAAACAGCAGACGCCATTGGGGCTAGATTATGTCGGGATGCCATTTGGGATGGTACTCGATGTAACTGGTTGGGGGCGTCGATGGAGCTGATCTTCAAAAATTGGACTTTGACACAGTGCACATTTGGCCCAGACTTATATGGTGGCACTAGTGGCATCGCCTTATTTCTAGCACAGTTGTATCAGGCGACGAACGAGAAACTTTATCGGATGACTGCGGTAGGGGCAATGAATCAGGCACTGTCGCGGTTACAGGATATTAAACCAGCGTTTAGCAGCGGGTTTTACTCAGGTTTTACTGGTGTTGCCTATGTTTTAATCCGTCTTGGAGAAATCTTTGGCAACCAGGATTGGATTGACCAAGGGCTGCAAATGCTTGAAGAACGAATAATTGACGATTTGAGCCTGCAAAAATTGGATGTGGCTACGGGGATAGCTGGTGCTATTCCAGTTTTACTGTCTACTTATCAGCGGTATCGACGAGATTCGCTCAAAAGTCTGATGCTCGTTTTTGGCAAGCATTTACTGGAGACAGCGATTAAAAGTGATATTGGTTGGTCTTGGCCTACTCTAAATGAGCTTGAAAATCAACAACAACCCAATCTCACCGGTTTTTCTCATGGGGTTGCGGGGATTGCCTGGGCGCTTCTAGAATTGCATCGAGAAACGAGTCTTGAGGCGTTTCGGATCGCTGCTGAGGAAGGTTTCCGGTATGAGCAACATTGGTTTAGCCCAGAGCAGGAAAATTGGCCGGATCTGCGGAATTATCAAGCCAAGATAACTGGTACAAAGCAAGCTCTGGGCTATTCGACTGCTTGGTGTCACGGCGCACCGGGAATTGGTTTGTCGCGGTTGCGTGCCTATGAAATCTCTGGCAAAGATAACTACCGCTTGGAAGCAGAAGCTGCTTTGCGGACGACGGTGAAGATGCTACAGCAGTCTGTGATTAGTCAGGAAAATTTTTCGTTGTGTCATGGTATCGCTGGTAATGCAGAATTGCTGATCTATGCCAGTCGGGTGCTGAAAAATGCCGATTACAAATCGATGGCAGCGCAGGTTGGGTTGCGAGGTGATGAACGGTATGAAAAAAATCAGAGTCCCTGGCCTTGTGGTGTGTTGGGAGGAGGAGAAACGCCAAATTTAATGCTGGGATTGGCGGGAATTGGATATTTTTATCTACGTCTATACGACTCTGTGGCCAACCCACCTGTGGTAATTATTTTACCAACAGAAAATTAA
- a CDS encoding T3SS effector HopA1 family protein, translated as MEAQLIWELTKICQAVSIESPSEFSFAGRPAPELEPAIQQLQMLAPTQNLSIPRLQYLFYLYCYCQRFTGTLADEPIPRNWSDSLLSQESQRLIQNLSESNTSRERWDSGWQISRMESSGQILAHKYSTNRLFWPGQFLIEDGHGIAPRVGANIRVFLPKESRTLQPGFYYVFGETVTSQEDDDNLVRFYWNIKEAGITTLIRCLTKALNRFQVPFRFKCLTNWDFFSRADAAVLYVNKRFYQITATLMADIYPQIQEYLKPDTPLFSKPLAPGLGLAEDPENGESFGLNRCRILAEGIWNADTQGLQTQQARLSEVIKNFSHYEITLAHPYLSPGSIDQYVFPQVCG; from the coding sequence ATGGAAGCACAATTGATTTGGGAGTTAACAAAAATTTGCCAAGCAGTCAGCATCGAGTCTCCGAGTGAGTTTTCTTTTGCTGGAAGACCTGCACCTGAGTTGGAACCTGCAATCCAACAACTACAGATGCTGGCCCCTACACAAAACTTATCGATTCCGCGATTGCAATACCTGTTCTATCTCTATTGCTATTGTCAAAGATTTACTGGCACACTTGCCGATGAACCAATTCCTCGCAATTGGTCAGATAGCCTGCTTTCACAAGAATCTCAACGCCTGATCCAAAACCTGTCTGAGTCTAATACTAGTCGAGAACGTTGGGATAGCGGCTGGCAGATATCTCGCATGGAATCCTCTGGTCAAATTCTCGCCCATAAGTACAGTACTAACCGATTGTTCTGGCCTGGTCAGTTTCTCATAGAAGACGGACATGGTATTGCACCACGGGTAGGGGCAAACATCAGGGTTTTCTTGCCAAAAGAATCCCGGACTCTACAACCAGGTTTTTATTATGTCTTTGGTGAAACAGTCACCAGCCAAGAAGATGATGACAACCTAGTGCGATTCTATTGGAATATCAAAGAGGCAGGTATAACCACCTTAATTCGATGCCTCACAAAAGCTCTGAATCGCTTCCAGGTGCCTTTTCGCTTCAAGTGTTTGACTAATTGGGATTTTTTCTCTCGTGCCGATGCCGCAGTCTTATACGTGAACAAGCGGTTCTATCAGATTACGGCCACACTGATGGCAGATATCTATCCACAGATACAGGAATACTTAAAACCGGATACACCCTTGTTTAGCAAGCCTCTAGCCCCTGGACTGGGACTGGCGGAAGATCCTGAGAATGGCGAAAGTTTTGGGTTGAACCGTTGCCGCATTTTGGCTGAAGGAATCTGGAATGCTGATACCCAAGGGTTGCAAACACAGCAGGCTCGATTGTCTGAGGTAATTAAGAATTTTAGCCACTATGAAATTACCTTGGCCCATCCTTATTTGTCTCCGGGGTCAATCGATCAATACGTATTTCCTCAAGTGTGCGGGTAG
- a CDS encoding phosphotransferase family protein has protein sequence MVNTPSTIVHYLLERGFLTFDSVVDGDVIVAEATSRHRNCVVIRQHNPSYFVKQIQDWQPEAASTLRREALVYQMAQRELTLAPLVPLMPKYHAFDAKRGILILELLPEAENLSVYHRRLGQFPTEVAAKLGKALGTYHSIDRTSLQDSPHYSVFPQQVPWIFSFHQGVSPFSSLSGANSQLLAILRQYPELPQALDILRSQWQTDTLIHGDMKWDNCIVYPQEDGNGELNLKVVDWEIADLGDACWDVGAIFGTYISFWVMSMPINAAAQPAQMVEEAPYQLVDMQPAMQTFWKTYVETRFLKDEDAALLLERCVKYSAARMLQTVYEQMLFSPQITPNAVSLLQVSLNILQNPQEAIAILLLIGA, from the coding sequence ATGGTCAACACCCCCAGCACCATCGTCCATTACCTGCTGGAGCGCGGTTTCTTAACCTTTGATTCTGTTGTCGATGGGGATGTCATCGTCGCCGAAGCTACTAGCCGTCACCGCAATTGTGTCGTCATCCGCCAGCACAACCCTAGCTATTTTGTCAAGCAAATTCAAGATTGGCAGCCAGAAGCCGCTAGCACATTGCGACGAGAGGCGCTAGTTTACCAAATGGCACAACGGGAGCTAACCTTAGCTCCCTTAGTTCCCCTAATGCCCAAGTATCACGCCTTTGATGCCAAACGCGGGATTTTAATTCTGGAACTGTTGCCAGAAGCTGAGAATCTGTCTGTTTATCATCGACGCTTGGGACAATTCCCCACGGAGGTGGCGGCTAAACTGGGCAAAGCTCTTGGCACTTATCACAGTATAGACCGCACATCTTTGCAAGACAGCCCCCACTATTCAGTATTTCCCCAGCAGGTTCCCTGGATTTTCTCGTTCCATCAAGGCGTTTCTCCATTCAGTTCTCTGAGTGGGGCAAATTCCCAATTACTGGCGATTTTGCGGCAATACCCTGAACTTCCCCAAGCACTAGATATTCTCCGTAGTCAGTGGCAAACCGACACCCTGATTCATGGAGATATGAAATGGGACAATTGTATTGTTTATCCCCAAGAAGACGGGAACGGTGAGCTAAATCTCAAGGTGGTGGATTGGGAAATTGCTGACTTGGGTGATGCCTGCTGGGATGTGGGAGCCATCTTTGGGACTTATATCTCCTTCTGGGTGATGTCGATGCCAATAAATGCGGCAGCCCAACCCGCACAAATGGTGGAGGAAGCACCGTATCAGTTGGTAGATATGCAGCCAGCCATGCAAACATTTTGGAAAACCTATGTTGAGACAAGGTTTCTCAAGGATGAAGACGCGGCTCTATTGCTGGAAAGATGCGTAAAGTACAGTGCGGCGAGAATGCTGCAAACAGTGTACGAACAGATGCTTTTTTCTCCCCAAATCACTCCCAATGCTGTTAGCCTGCTTCAGGTGAGTTTGAATATTTTACAAAATCCCCAAGAGGCGATCGCGATCTTACTCTTAATTGGAGCATGA
- a CDS encoding C1 family peptidase, translating into MLKSGTGWIPDFPDAKDYTPDSEKVKPLLTQVGAAQPDLVYLPTSVDLREWFPPIYNQGRLQSCTANTTVALLEYFQKRSFGTSIGASRLFLYKVARNILLQTGDRGAFLRTAMGTLKIFGVPPEEYWPYDESRVDVEPPAFCYSFAENYKAVNYYRYDPPGTSKDELLKRIKTHLAANLPSMFGFYIYESISQADKTGRIPYPAPGEKPTGLHAMTAVGYDDTMQIQNANSRGQRTQGALLIRNSWGPGWGDSGYGWLPYDYVLNGLAEDWWSLIQADWINTKEFAVGDEKSKGSTLPFLSQVGVPITDSLKNLDTQVGDGIPLLADLGEYAGSYSIGPLTIQYRISLAATEINISVDLLDYKVGEANLSPSNASTTISQNIGIAKAEVTLTADFDNQTLKYDAKACFRSGFMDWKCKQYTGVFDSWKLTKQAKPGLDSSPSRPSIRPISRDDLGQAVDEAFANTAALAEISAQAIQATVAKSRAALEITKETLQVATDATRQAADEALKASVVVNQDIYNAEQQINQTRAYAQKAVRNISLKAADVVVESAQAALKLAAEATVSMAAASRASFDAEKAMRFASDNKNSEIATKARESITTTLESLQAARDATIPVVDAAKAAAEAVRKSLETTT; encoded by the coding sequence ATGCTTAAAAGCGGAACGGGATGGATACCAGACTTCCCTGATGCAAAAGACTACACACCGGATAGTGAAAAAGTTAAGCCACTCCTCACACAAGTAGGTGCGGCACAACCAGACTTAGTATACCTACCAACTAGTGTTGATTTACGGGAATGGTTCCCGCCAATTTATAATCAAGGTCGTTTGCAGTCCTGTACAGCAAATACTACGGTAGCTTTATTAGAGTATTTTCAAAAGCGGTCTTTTGGCACAAGTATAGGAGCTTCCAGACTCTTTCTCTACAAGGTGGCGCGAAACATATTACTCCAAACAGGAGACCGTGGAGCTTTTTTGCGAACAGCAATGGGGACATTAAAAATATTTGGTGTACCACCAGAAGAATACTGGCCCTATGACGAGAGTCGTGTTGATGTAGAACCGCCTGCTTTCTGCTACTCCTTTGCTGAAAACTACAAAGCGGTGAACTACTACCGTTACGATCCGCCAGGAACTTCCAAAGATGAACTGCTGAAGCGAATTAAAACCCATCTTGCCGCCAATCTCCCGTCGATGTTCGGGTTTTATATATATGAATCTATTTCCCAGGCTGATAAAACTGGCAGAATTCCCTACCCAGCCCCCGGCGAAAAACCTACTGGTCTTCATGCCATGACAGCTGTGGGTTACGACGATACGATGCAGATTCAAAATGCCAACTCAAGAGGACAACGAACCCAAGGAGCTTTGTTAATTAGAAACTCTTGGGGACCAGGATGGGGAGACAGCGGTTATGGTTGGCTTCCCTACGATTACGTATTAAACGGATTGGCTGAGGATTGGTGGTCATTAATCCAAGCAGATTGGATTAATACAAAAGAGTTTGCTGTTGGTGACGAAAAAAGCAAGGGAAGTACTCTACCTTTCTTGAGTCAGGTGGGGGTTCCCATAACTGACTCCCTAAAAAACCTCGACACGCAAGTCGGAGATGGGATTCCTCTTTTAGCAGACTTAGGTGAGTATGCAGGCAGTTATAGCATTGGTCCGTTGACGATCCAATACCGCATATCTCTGGCTGCGACCGAAATCAATATTTCGGTGGATCTGTTGGACTACAAAGTGGGTGAGGCTAACTTGAGTCCCTCAAACGCATCCACGACGATATCGCAGAATATTGGTATTGCCAAAGCCGAAGTGACTCTGACAGCAGATTTTGATAATCAAACGCTGAAGTATGACGCCAAAGCCTGCTTTCGTTCAGGTTTTATGGACTGGAAATGCAAACAATATACTGGTGTGTTTGATTCCTGGAAACTGACAAAACAGGCAAAACCAGGTTTAGATTCTTCACCCAGTAGGCCATCGATCAGGCCTATATCCAGAGATGATCTAGGTCAGGCTGTTGACGAAGCTTTTGCTAACACGGCAGCCTTGGCAGAAATCAGCGCCCAAGCTATCCAAGCTACCGTAGCTAAATCCCGTGCTGCTCTTGAAATCACCAAAGAAACTCTTCAAGTGGCTACCGACGCCACCCGCCAGGCTGCGGATGAAGCCTTGAAAGCCAGCGTTGTTGTTAATCAAGACATCTACAACGCGGAACAGCAAATCAACCAAACCCGGGCCTATGCCCAAAAAGCTGTCCGGAACATCAGCCTTAAAGCTGCCGATGTCGTTGTTGAGTCTGCCCAAGCTGCCCTCAAGCTCGCTGCTGAAGCCACCGTTTCAATGGCTGCCGCCTCTCGTGCTAGTTTTGATGCCGAAAAAGCTATGAGATTTGCCAGTGACAACAAAAACAGCGAAATTGCCACCAAGGCTAGGGAGTCTATAACCACAACTCTGGAAAGCCTTCAAGCCGCTCGTGACGCGACTATCCCCGTTGTTGATGCTGCCAAAGCTGCTGCCGAAGCTGTTAGGAAGTCGTTGGAGACTACAACCTAA
- a CDS encoding sigma 54-interacting transcriptional regulator gives MTSPETVIWLQERTTLGILSPEVLLAIAQIIESQVVSAEKTLVSEGTSPEALYLLVKGQLESETTNKNNPALACGFLPGAVIHLQEILLDELTPCSITTVTECHLWVVPAAKFRALVSEYPEISQAFSRRLAQELAQVTSALTYEQERSVALRPYVVTKAQRGIVGTSRYAVRLREQIREAASDRESVEIFGEPGLEKDNIAALIHYGSPRRREPIIKINCGILQTSGADLFGRDGGKPGLLEWLGEGTLVLNNIQELPSDLLPLLAQLLRKNTYTPVTRPGEPAAEPRISRARILMVAEKALPSIERCVGHSIKVPPLRVRKADIQAQVQYYISLYVRARGIAKPQVTPESLRRLQSYDFPGNLKELKNLVERAIVQAGKARQLTEEIFWPAQSKKKQFRVNLLNVYPDLRRFLRSPWWPDRLNYGFTVVVFALMIGVLFLGPQTRDRNFALNLFWAWWWPFFLFLFPFLGRIWCSVCPFMIYGEITQKLSLMLFPRQLQRWPREQAEKWGGWFVFGLFTLIFLWEELWHLENTAYLSACLLLLITAGAMIFSTIFERRFWCRYLCPIGGMNGLFAKLSMTELRAQQGICSASCTTYQCYKGGTPKGEGMETNGCPLYSHPAQLEDNRDCVLCMTCLKACPHRSVEFNLRPPGIELWTTHVPRSYEVALLFLLLGGVYLHRLPELQTWLGLEIDLTQFWPHLGLSLLALIIPVAIPFLGYGLIQVSYRLTNYIQSSQGKIQNRVKPRLFVELAYGYLPLVLGGNLAHYLRLGLGEAGRIMPITLATFGLNGEQLPILVAHPAVIAFLQGFTLIFSVLLSIVLTQKIARQPMQSLFWQHLGVIGLGASMWVLIISR, from the coding sequence ATGACATCTCCAGAAACGGTTATATGGCTACAAGAACGCACGACTTTAGGAATTCTCTCACCTGAGGTGTTGTTGGCGATCGCGCAAATCATAGAATCACAAGTTGTCAGCGCCGAAAAAACCCTAGTTAGCGAAGGTACTTCCCCAGAAGCCCTGTATCTGCTTGTAAAAGGTCAACTCGAAAGCGAAACCACCAATAAAAACAACCCAGCTTTAGCTTGTGGGTTCCTTCCCGGTGCAGTGATTCACCTCCAAGAAATACTGTTAGATGAGTTAACCCCATGCTCAATTACTACAGTTACAGAATGTCACTTATGGGTTGTCCCCGCTGCTAAATTTCGCGCTTTAGTCAGCGAATACCCAGAAATTTCTCAGGCTTTTTCCCGCCGTTTGGCTCAAGAATTAGCGCAAGTCACATCTGCCTTAACCTACGAACAAGAACGTTCTGTAGCCTTGCGTCCTTATGTAGTCACCAAGGCCCAACGGGGAATTGTCGGTACAAGTCGCTATGCTGTGCGTCTGCGGGAGCAAATCCGCGAAGCCGCCAGTGACCGGGAATCTGTGGAGATTTTCGGGGAACCAGGTTTAGAAAAAGACAATATAGCCGCCTTAATCCACTATGGTTCTCCCCGACGGCGAGAACCGATTATTAAAATCAATTGTGGCATTCTCCAAACTAGCGGTGCCGACTTATTTGGTCGTGACGGCGGTAAACCAGGACTGTTGGAATGGCTAGGGGAAGGTACTCTAGTGCTGAACAATATCCAAGAATTACCCTCAGATTTATTACCACTATTGGCGCAGTTGTTACGAAAAAACACTTACACCCCCGTCACTCGTCCAGGAGAACCAGCAGCAGAACCCCGCATCAGTAGAGCACGCATTCTCATGGTTGCAGAGAAAGCGCTGCCAAGTATCGAACGCTGTGTTGGTCATAGTATTAAAGTGCCACCGCTACGGGTGCGGAAAGCTGATATTCAAGCACAGGTGCAATACTATATCAGTCTCTACGTCCGGGCTAGAGGTATTGCTAAACCGCAAGTTACCCCAGAATCCTTGCGCCGCTTACAGTCTTATGATTTCCCCGGCAATTTGAAGGAGTTGAAAAATCTCGTAGAAAGGGCGATTGTCCAAGCGGGAAAAGCGCGTCAACTGACAGAAGAAATTTTCTGGCCAGCCCAATCGAAGAAAAAGCAATTTCGGGTGAATCTGTTAAATGTCTATCCTGATTTGCGGCGGTTTTTGCGGAGTCCTTGGTGGCCTGACCGTTTGAACTATGGTTTTACCGTTGTAGTTTTTGCTTTGATGATTGGGGTGTTGTTTCTCGGACCGCAAACGCGCGATCGCAATTTCGCCTTAAATCTATTTTGGGCTTGGTGGTGGCCTTTCTTCCTGTTCCTCTTTCCCTTTTTGGGTCGGATTTGGTGTTCTGTCTGCCCTTTCATGATTTACGGAGAAATTACCCAAAAGCTTTCTCTGATGCTGTTTCCTCGACAACTCCAGCGCTGGCCAAGGGAACAGGCAGAAAAATGGGGCGGATGGTTTGTATTTGGACTATTTACCTTAATTTTCCTCTGGGAAGAACTTTGGCATTTAGAAAACACGGCTTACCTTTCTGCTTGTTTGCTGCTGTTAATTACCGCTGGGGCGATGATTTTCTCTACCATTTTTGAGCGGCGGTTTTGGTGTCGCTATCTTTGCCCAATTGGTGGCATGAATGGTTTATTTGCCAAACTCTCCATGACTGAACTCCGGGCACAGCAAGGCATTTGTTCTGCCAGTTGCACCACTTACCAATGTTACAAAGGTGGGACGCCAAAGGGTGAGGGAATGGAAACTAACGGCTGTCCATTGTATTCTCACCCAGCACAGTTGGAAGATAATCGAGATTGTGTGCTGTGCATGACTTGTCTTAAAGCCTGTCCCCATCGTTCCGTTGAGTTTAACTTGCGTCCCCCAGGAATTGAATTGTGGACAACTCATGTACCCCGCAGCTATGAAGTGGCTTTGTTATTCTTGCTGTTGGGTGGGGTATATCTGCATCGGTTGCCAGAATTGCAAACTTGGCTAGGTTTAGAAATTGATTTAACTCAGTTTTGGCCGCATTTGGGTTTATCATTGCTGGCGTTAATTATCCCTGTGGCTATTCCTTTTTTAGGATACGGATTAATCCAAGTTTCTTACAGGTTGACTAATTACATTCAAAGTTCCCAAGGGAAAATTCAAAATCGTGTGAAGCCTCGATTATTTGTTGAACTTGCTTATGGCTATTTACCATTAGTGTTAGGCGGGAACTTGGCTCATTATCTGCGTTTGGGTTTGGGGGAAGCTGGGCGAATTATGCCAATTACTTTGGCGACTTTTGGGTTAAATGGGGAGCAGTTACCGATATTAGTGGCGCATCCTGCGGTGATTGCCTTCTTGCAAGGGTTTACGCTGATTTTCTCTGTGCTATTAAGCATAGTTTTAACCCAAAAAATTGCCCGTCAACCGATGCAATCGCTTTTTTGGCAACACTTGGGGGTTATTGGCTTGGGGGCTAGTATGTGGGTGCTGATAATCTCGCGGTAA